The following proteins come from a genomic window of Campylobacter coli 76339:
- a CDS encoding membrane protein: MQKPDIQSLTNFLIDYTKTLLSAGTYTARVAKCVGRIAQVYGYEININFFFHHITLNIVDIEDNSIQRTYVIPNHHAHINFKLIFELSALSWAIYDHKYELEKAKSVFNTISIQKKHSYILNLLFVSMANSGFCRLFGGDFGAGILVFFATFLGLLLRFALTKVKIDLRIQYILCSFVSSWFVFLGLDMGYTNTSDAALGSSILYLIPGVFFINSIIDILKDHILMGLSRIISVAILICCIALGIYITLSISKFGILQ, encoded by the coding sequence TCGACTATACGAAAACACTCCTAAGTGCGGGGACTTACACAGCTAGAGTTGCTAAATGCGTGGGTAGGATAGCTCAAGTTTATGGATATGAGATAAATATTAATTTCTTTTTTCATCATATCACTTTAAATATTGTAGATATTGAAGATAATTCCATACAAAGAACTTATGTAATACCTAATCATCATGCACATATTAATTTTAAGCTCATTTTTGAATTAAGTGCTTTAAGTTGGGCTATATATGATCATAAATACGAACTTGAAAAAGCAAAATCAGTCTTTAATACTATAAGCATTCAAAAAAAACATTCTTATATCTTAAATCTTTTATTTGTCTCTATGGCTAATTCAGGTTTTTGTAGGCTTTTTGGTGGGGATTTTGGCGCGGGGATTTTGGTATTTTTTGCGACTTTTTTGGGACTGCTTTTAAGATTTGCTCTTACTAAGGTGAAAATAGATTTAAGAATTCAATACATTCTTTGTTCTTTTGTTTCTTCTTGGTTTGTATTTTTGGGCTTGGATATGGGGTATACAAACACTTCAGATGCGGCACTTGGTTCTAGTATTTTATATCTTATACCAGGGGTGTTTTTTATCAATTCTATAATCGATATATTAAAAGATCATATTTTAATGGGTTTGAGTCGTATTATCAGTGTAGCTATTTTGATTTGTTGTATCGCTCTTGGAATTTATATAACTCTTAGTATTTCAAAATTCGGGATTTTGCAATGA
- a CDS encoding membrane protein, with product MIEFVLKDMFFAAMAGFGFAYACNPPLKTLILSALLAAIAHGLRFTLIEYFHFETLAIATFVASFCVGCLGIALAKIIKTPAEIIAFPALIPMIPGIYAYKAILYLISFIRSDDLKAKSEFLVHFFDYFFTTLSVTLALAIGVSVTLLIFFEQSFMMTRHAKKH from the coding sequence ATGATTGAATTTGTCTTAAAAGATATGTTTTTTGCTGCTATGGCTGGATTTGGTTTTGCATATGCTTGCAATCCTCCTTTAAAAACTCTTATTTTATCCGCACTCTTGGCAGCTATTGCCCATGGACTTCGTTTTACTTTGATAGAGTATTTTCATTTTGAAACTTTAGCAATTGCAACTTTTGTAGCTTCTTTTTGTGTGGGTTGTTTGGGTATTGCTTTGGCTAAGATTATTAAAACTCCTGCTGAAATTATTGCTTTTCCTGCGCTTATTCCTATGATACCAGGTATTTATGCTTATAAGGCTATTTTATATCTTATCTCTTTTATCCGTAGCGATGATTTGAAGGCCAAGTCTGAATTTTTAGTGCATTTTTTTGATTATTTTTTTACAACACTTTCGGTAACTTTGGCTTTGGCTATAGGAGTAAGCGTTACTTTGCTTATATTTTTTGAGCAAAGTTTTATGATGACAAGGCATGCTAAAAAGCATTGA
- a CDS encoding Cobalt-zinc-cadmium resistance protein CzcD has translation MYEFLSHEPLKKACNHVHEHNHHEHSHHHADARSMDKKILKISLLMTFLMMLVQFIYSLLSNSLALLSDTLHMFSDVFALTLSFLAIIAIEKWQDHQKTFGYFRLEILVAFINALTIILSAIFIIYEAIEKLINPSSIDAKTMIIVAVLGFLVNAINAFMMFRGANLENVNMKSAFLHMMSDLLGSLVVIIGGIAVYFSGIVYIDTILAIILSLLLLRWAITLLKQSVNILLETSPVDIEEVKQALLLNSKVEEVIDLHITQITNKMLVASMHLRVNIDDLKEFEQLSYDLSHDLLHRFEIGHITIQPLRSKNEI, from the coding sequence ATGTATGAATTTTTATCGCATGAGCCTTTAAAAAAGGCTTGCAATCATGTTCATGAACATAATCATCACGAACATTCCCATCATCATGCTGATGCAAGAAGTATGGATAAGAAAATATTAAAAATTTCTCTTTTGATGACTTTTTTGATGATGTTGGTTCAATTTATATATTCTTTACTTTCTAATTCTCTTGCACTTTTAAGTGATACTTTACATATGTTTTCAGATGTTTTTGCTCTAACGCTTAGCTTTTTAGCCATTATCGCTATAGAAAAATGGCAGGATCATCAAAAGACTTTTGGTTATTTTCGCTTAGAAATTTTGGTTGCATTTATCAATGCTTTAACTATCATCTTATCTGCGATTTTTATTATCTATGAAGCTATAGAAAAGCTTATAAATCCAAGCAGTATCGATGCTAAAACTATGATCATAGTAGCTGTTTTAGGTTTTTTAGTCAATGCTATAAATGCTTTTATGATGTTTAGAGGTGCAAATTTAGAAAATGTCAATATGAAATCAGCCTTTTTGCATATGATGAGTGATTTACTGGGCTCTTTGGTGGTGATTATAGGTGGTATCGCTGTATATTTTAGTGGCATAGTTTATATAGATACGATTTTAGCTATTATTTTATCGCTCTTACTTTTAAGATGGGCTATAACACTCCTTAAGCAAAGTGTAAATATTTTGCTTGAAACTTCTCCTGTAGATATAGAAGAGGTAAAACAAGCTTTGCTTTTAAATTCTAAAGTAGAAGAGGTGATTGATTTGCATATCACGCAAATTACCAATAAAATGCTAGTAGCTTCTATGCATTTACGAGTTAATATTGATGATTTAAAAGAATTTGAACAATTATCTTACGATTTATCACATGATTTGTTGCACCGATTTGAAATAGGGCATATTACCATTCAACCTTTAAGGAGTAAAAATGAAATTTAA
- a CDS encoding Lead, cadmium, zinc and mercury transporting ATPase ; Copper-translocating P-type ATPase, whose product MQEFRVKIGKMTCVNCSNAIERACKKIQGVSDASVSYVNSSGVFLLEDEARSQDVVKKIQNLGFEILENEQNLEEYRKKELIALRKNLLLSIVLSALIMYFEMFDTSFLSQNMQMLLSFFAIFYCGRTFFSHAIKGLKNWNLDMNTLIALGCISAFAYSFCIYLNLFEDEKHLYFSGAAMIISFVLLGKFLETNAKFKALNYQKRLNEIDIKKAKILNEAGELSEIPSAFVKNGDIIAVSEGESVAVDGVVIQGKAEIDTSFLSGEFLPSSVRVDDEIKAGSILLNGNLHIKASKKAMDSTLEQIKDLVFKAGNIKTPLENSVDRISRYFVITIIAFALAVFVFWSFKAGTSEAFLHACAVLLISCPCALGLATPIALITAQGAAMKNFILIKNPAALENLNKIKTAFFDKTGTLTQNNLELFRHNLNAKDFQMLALIESSSSHPIAKAIFKASKIKAQILKESSEIFIGKGVKYTEENEEYLLGNLKFMQENGVKNLEKVDEFLQGLKEEALICVYFSKNGECLGVLTLKNTLKEGAKELIEDFKKQKIQSIILSGDNEKSVQGVANLLGIADFKAGLLPEEKLQIIKEHKQNSLFVGDGINDAAALNLASASMSFKEGSDLAKNAGDFILMKDDLRLISWCFKLANKTKNIIKLNLFWAFFYNILCIPVAAGFVPFITLSPHLAALAMCFSSLCVVLNSLRLRKV is encoded by the coding sequence ATGCAAGAATTTCGTGTAAAAATAGGCAAAATGACTTGCGTAAATTGCTCTAATGCCATAGAGCGTGCTTGTAAGAAAATACAAGGAGTAAGTGACGCAAGTGTTTCTTATGTGAATTCTAGTGGAGTGTTTTTGCTCGAAGATGAAGCAAGGAGTCAAGATGTGGTTAAAAAAATTCAAAATCTTGGCTTTGAGATTTTGGAAAATGAGCAAAATTTGGAAGAATACCGCAAAAAAGAACTCATTGCTTTGCGTAAAAATTTGCTTTTAAGTATAGTTTTAAGTGCTTTGATTATGTATTTTGAGATGTTTGATACAAGCTTTTTAAGTCAAAATATGCAAATGCTTTTAAGTTTTTTTGCGATTTTTTATTGCGGTAGGACTTTTTTCTCTCATGCGATTAAGGGTTTAAAAAATTGGAATTTAGATATGAATACTCTAATCGCTTTAGGTTGTATCAGTGCCTTTGCTTACTCTTTTTGTATATATTTAAATCTTTTTGAAGATGAAAAGCACCTTTATTTTAGTGGTGCAGCTATGATTATAAGTTTTGTGCTTTTGGGCAAATTTTTAGAGACAAATGCTAAATTTAAGGCTTTAAATTATCAAAAAAGACTCAATGAAATTGATATAAAAAAGGCTAAAATTTTAAACGAAGCAGGAGAGCTTAGCGAAATTCCAAGTGCTTTTGTTAAAAATGGAGATATTATAGCAGTAAGTGAGGGCGAAAGCGTAGCGGTTGATGGGGTAGTGATCCAAGGTAAGGCCGAGATTGATACGAGTTTTTTAAGTGGAGAATTTTTACCTAGTAGTGTAAGGGTTGATGATGAGATAAAAGCAGGTTCTATACTTTTAAATGGAAATTTGCATATAAAAGCAAGTAAAAAAGCCATGGATAGTACCTTAGAGCAGATTAAAGATCTTGTCTTTAAAGCAGGAAATATCAAAACTCCTTTGGAAAATTCAGTCGATAGAATTTCTAGATATTTTGTCATTACAATTATCGCTTTTGCCTTGGCAGTTTTTGTATTTTGGAGTTTTAAAGCAGGCACAAGTGAGGCTTTTTTACATGCTTGTGCAGTTCTTTTAATCTCTTGTCCTTGTGCTTTAGGGCTTGCAACTCCTATCGCTTTAATCACTGCTCAAGGTGCGGCGATGAAAAATTTTATCTTAATTAAAAACCCTGCTGCTTTAGAAAATTTAAATAAGATCAAGACAGCTTTTTTTGATAAAACAGGCACTTTAACGCAAAACAATCTAGAACTTTTTAGGCACAATTTAAATGCTAAAGATTTTCAAATGCTAGCCTTAATTGAAAGCTCAAGTTCTCATCCTATCGCTAAGGCTATCTTTAAAGCTTCTAAGATAAAAGCTCAAATTTTAAAAGAAAGCAGTGAAATTTTTATAGGCAAGGGTGTAAAATACACAGAAGAAAATGAAGAATACTTGCTAGGAAATTTAAAATTCATGCAAGAGAATGGGGTGAAAAATTTAGAAAAGGTAGATGAATTTTTACAAGGCTTAAAAGAAGAAGCCTTAATTTGTGTGTATTTTTCTAAAAATGGTGAGTGCTTAGGGGTGCTTACTTTAAAAAATACCCTAAAAGAAGGAGCTAAAGAGCTTATAGAGGATTTTAAAAAGCAAAAAATTCAAAGCATTATTTTAAGTGGAGATAATGAAAAAAGCGTACAAGGTGTCGCAAATTTATTGGGTATTGCTGATTTTAAGGCAGGATTGTTACCTGAAGAAAAATTGCAAATCATTAAAGAACATAAGCAAAATTCACTTTTTGTAGGAGATGGGATTAATGATGCGGCTGCTTTAAATTTGGCGAGTGCGAGTATGAGTTTTAAAGAGGGAAGTGATTTGGCTAAAAATGCTGGAGATTTTATACTTATGAAAGATGATCTAAGGCTTATTTCTTGGTGTTTTAAGCTTGCTAATAAGACAAAAAATATTATCAAACTCAATCTTTTCTGGGCATTTTTTTATAATATTCTTTGTATTCCTGTAGCCGCAGGCTTTGTGCCTTTTATCACTTTAAGCCCTCATTTGGCAGCGCTTGCAATGTGTTTTAGTTCGCTTTGTGTAGTGCTTAATTCTCTAAGGCTTAGAAAAGTCTAA